In one window of Gossypium hirsutum isolate 1008001.06 chromosome A01, Gossypium_hirsutum_v2.1, whole genome shotgun sequence DNA:
- the LOC107925357 gene encoding protein ROOT HAIR SPECIFIC 17, whose product MLMLKNLKQLIFSVEMKKKKGERNNNSILLQASYELFIGLNVILWRKRHRLFSIISAVSGCLLLLLFAFSVFTPPPTATEHFLSHHLSAVKKTEVVESNFDMVFQVPASGGTLGRDLWSSSQSKFYYGCSNASKSFQSADMKTHPNRYLMIATSGGLNQQRTGIIDAVVVAYILNATLVIPKLDQHSYWKDTSGFAEIFNVDWFISSLSRDVEIIKELPRNEGKAWIPRSMRVPRKCNSKCYQIRVLPVLNKKHAVELTKFDYRLSNRLETDLQKLRCRVNYQALRFTDSILELGKILVERMRMKAKQFIALHLRFEPDMLAFSGCYYGGGEKERGELGALRKRWKTLHVSNPEKVRRHGRCPLTPEEVGLMLRALGFGSDVHIYVASGEVYRGEETLAPLKALFPNFHSKETIATKEELAPFSSFSGRMAALDYIVCDESDVFVANNNGNMARILAGRRRYFGHKPTIRPNAKKLYKLFLDRNNMTWDEFASKVRTYQIGFMGEPKEVKPGKGEFHENPDSCICQANGLKTPQEDDESSKERKEGAEVSDEQQQQQQQPLEEDPDWTDIFYLDKELPDVITKQEHPEVEGLFSD is encoded by the exons ATGCTGATGCTGAAGAATCTGAAACAGCTTATTTTTTCCgtggaaatgaagaaaaagaaggggGAACGTAACAATAACAGCATCCTTCTTCAAGCCTCCTATGAGTTGTTCATCGGACTTAACGTCATTCTATGGCGTAAACGCCACCGTCTCTTCTCCATCATCTCCGCCGTCTCCGGTTGTTTGCTTCTCTTACTCTTTGCCTTCTCCGTTTTCACTCCTCCTCCTACCGCCACCGAACACTTCCTTTCTCACCACCTCTCC GCGGTGAAGAAAACAGAGGTTGTGGAGTCTAATTTTGATATGGTGTTTCAAGTTCCG GCAAGTGGAGGAACTTTAGGTCGTGATTTATGGAGTTCGAGCCAATCAAAGTTCTACTATGGATGCAGCAATGCCTCTAAGAGCTTTCAAT CTGCTGATATGAAAACACATCCCAACCGATACTTGATGATCGCCACCAGTGGAGGGTTAAATCAACAGAGAACAGGG ATAATAGACGCTGTTGTTGTAGCATATATTTTGAATGCAACTCTGGTCATACCCAAGCTGGATCAGCATTCTTACTGGAAAGATACCAG TGGGTTTGCTGAAATATTCAATGTTGACTGGTTCATTTCATCTCTCTCTCGAGATGTTGAAATCATCAAAGAGTTACCACGAAATGAAGGTAAAGCTTGGATTCCTCGTAGCATGCGTGTTCCAAGGAAATGCAATTCAAAATGCTATCAAATTCGTGTTCTACCTGTTCTAAATAAAAAACAT GCTGTTGAGCTTACCAAGTTTGATTATAGACTTTCAAATAGGTTGGAGACAGATTTACAAAAGCTCAGATGTAGGGTGAACTACCAAGCTCTAAGATTCACAGATTCAATTCTTGAACTGGGAAAAATCTTGGTTGAAAGGATGAGGATGAAAGCTAAGCAGTTTATTGCCTTGCACTTGAG GTTTGAACCTGATATGCTTGCATTTTCTGGATGTTATTATGGTGGTGGAGAAAAAGAAAGGGGAGAACTGGGTGCACTCCGGAAGAGATGGAAAactttacat GTGAGCAACCCTGAAAAGGTGAGAAGGCATGGAAGATGCCCGCTGACACCAGAGGAAGTTGGTCTAATGCTAAGAGCATTGGGCTTTGGCAGTGATGTTCACATTTATGTGGCGTCAGGTGAAGTATATAGAGGGGAAGAGACACTGGCACCACTAAAAGCACTCTTCCCTAATTTCCATTCAAAAGAGACTATAGCCACCAAGGAGGAATTGGcaccattttcatcattttcgGGTCGCATGGCAGCGCTGGATTACATTGTTTGTGATGAAAGTGATGTTTTTGTCGCAAACAATAATGGAAACATGGCTCGGATTTTAGCTGGTCGAAG GAGATACTTTGGGCACAAACCAACAATCCGACCAAACGCCAAGAAACTGTATAAACTGTTCTTGGACCGAAATAACATGACATGGGACGAGTTTGCCTCTAAGGTTCGAACATATCAGATTGGGTTCATGGGGGAACCAAAAGAAGTGAAACCTGGCAAGGGTGAGTTTCATGAAAACCCAGATAGCTGCATATGTCAGGCAAACGGACTTAAAACTCCTCAAGAAGACGATGAAAGTAGTAAGGAGAGGAAGGAGGGTGCAGAAGTGAGTGacgaacaacaacaacaacaacaacagccCCTTGAGGAGGATCCAGATTGGACCGACATTTTTTATTTAGATAAGGAGTTGCCTGATGTGATAACCAAACAAGAACATCCTGAAGTGGAAGGGTTGTTTTCAGACTAA